A single window of Desulfocurvibacter africanus subsp. africanus DSM 2603 DNA harbors:
- a CDS encoding NAD(P)H-dependent flavin oxidoreductase, with protein sequence MAMPPLTIGDLSVPVPIIQGGMGVGISLSGLAAAVANAGGIGIIATADIGWDEPDFKKNFREANKRALRRHIREARSLTKGVLGVNIMVALTNYDDMVEVSVEEGVDLIISGAGLPLGLPKLMEGKAAPKLLPIVSSGRATQIICKKWKQRGRLPDAVVVEGPLAGGHLGFKPEQVDEPAHTLEQLIPEVIAAVQPFADAAGAPIPVIAAGGIYTGADICRFLRMGAAGVQMGTRFVATHECDAAPEFKQAYLDAKESDMALIKSPVGLPGRAIRNPFLDEVDQGGRKPKACLYRCVHGCDFRNAPFCISEALISATQGKVANGLVFAGHNAYRVDKIISVQELMQELVREYDEVCGQ encoded by the coding sequence ATGGCTATGCCACCACTTACAATTGGTGATTTGTCGGTTCCGGTGCCTATTATACAAGGCGGCATGGGCGTCGGCATCTCGCTGTCGGGTCTGGCCGCGGCCGTGGCCAACGCCGGAGGAATCGGCATCATCGCCACAGCCGACATCGGCTGGGACGAGCCGGACTTCAAGAAGAACTTCCGCGAAGCCAATAAGCGCGCGCTACGCAGGCACATCCGCGAGGCTCGTAGCCTCACCAAGGGCGTGCTGGGCGTCAACATCATGGTCGCCTTGACCAATTACGATGATATGGTCGAGGTCTCCGTGGAAGAAGGCGTCGATCTCATCATCTCCGGAGCCGGATTACCCCTGGGCCTACCCAAGCTAATGGAAGGCAAGGCTGCGCCCAAGCTTTTGCCCATCGTATCCTCGGGCCGCGCGACACAGATCATATGTAAGAAATGGAAGCAGCGCGGCCGCCTGCCCGATGCCGTTGTGGTTGAAGGGCCCCTGGCCGGCGGGCATCTGGGCTTCAAACCCGAACAGGTTGATGAACCCGCGCATACGCTTGAACAACTCATCCCCGAAGTCATTGCGGCAGTGCAACCCTTTGCGGATGCTGCCGGTGCGCCGATCCCGGTTATCGCGGCAGGAGGCATCTACACGGGCGCGGACATCTGCCGCTTCCTGCGCATGGGTGCGGCAGGAGTGCAGATGGGCACGCGTTTTGTGGCTACCCACGAGTGCGATGCTGCTCCTGAGTTCAAGCAGGCTTATCTGGATGCCAAAGAGAGCGACATGGCGCTTATCAAGAGCCCTGTTGGGTTGCCCGGTCGTGCTATCCGCAACCCGTTCCTTGACGAAGTGGATCAGGGCGGCAGGAAGCCCAAGGCTTGTCTCTACCGTTGTGTGCATGGCTGCGACTTCCGTAACGCGCCGTTCTGCATCTCCGAAGCGCTGATCAGCGCCACGCAGGGCAAGGTCGCAAATGGATTGGTCTTCGCCGGCCACAATGCCTATCGTGTAGACAAGATCATCTCCGTGCAGGAACTCATGCAGGAGTTGGTTAGAGAGTACGATGAGGTCTGCGGACAATAG
- a CDS encoding SemiSWEET family sugar transporter: MSSFDWVEALGLLAGAQTTFAFLPQALKVWRAKSADDISLATFLIFCSGVTCWFFYGLFIDSLSVILANAVTLILAASIVWLKVKYTRRKSMGASCSPDESR; the protein is encoded by the coding sequence ATGAGCAGCTTTGATTGGGTTGAGGCTCTCGGCCTGCTGGCCGGCGCGCAGACGACCTTTGCCTTCCTGCCGCAAGCCCTTAAGGTCTGGCGCGCCAAATCGGCCGATGATATCTCCTTGGCCACCTTCCTCATCTTCTGTTCGGGCGTGACCTGCTGGTTTTTCTACGGACTGTTCATCGACTCGTTGTCCGTAATCCTGGCCAATGCCGTGACCCTAATACTGGCCGCCTCTATCGTTTGGCTCAAGGTCAAATACACTCGCCGCAAATCCATGGGCGCTTCCTGCTCGCCCGACGAATCCAGATAA
- a CDS encoding Clp1/GlmU family protein translates to MSRSHDMGASILVPAAWERLARELAPGPVLVIGATDTGKSTFAIWLANTLTTRGESVGLLDADMGQPSYGIPGAMSLAVPASGHAGSLHTSASWFVGDTSPVRHMLPVLAGVQCLRDHAMELGVTRLVIDTTGLVSRQGGGVALKRWKAELLRPGSIVALRKAEELEGVLGPWRADSRFHLVELDVAAQVRPRSPEQRAMRRRDQWRRVFTECAELVVPRQGLAIYEIERLRPGRLAGLVDACGFLQSPGIVQRVSDEMIALLVPAGSMLPPLAIWGGDVEVDLCA, encoded by the coding sequence ATGAGCCGTTCGCATGACATGGGGGCGAGCATTCTCGTGCCTGCCGCATGGGAGCGCCTTGCCCGTGAGCTGGCTCCTGGTCCTGTGCTAGTGATAGGCGCCACGGACACGGGCAAGTCGACGTTTGCGATATGGCTGGCAAATACCCTTACGACCAGGGGCGAAAGCGTGGGATTGCTGGACGCGGACATGGGTCAGCCCAGCTACGGCATCCCCGGCGCTATGAGTCTGGCGGTGCCGGCTTCAGGTCATGCTGGTTCACTGCATACCAGCGCTAGCTGGTTCGTGGGAGACACGAGCCCTGTGCGACACATGCTGCCGGTCCTGGCCGGAGTGCAATGCCTGCGTGATCATGCCATGGAGCTCGGAGTGACGCGATTGGTGATCGATACAACTGGCCTCGTCTCCCGTCAGGGCGGTGGTGTGGCCCTCAAACGTTGGAAAGCCGAGTTGCTCAGGCCGGGCAGCATTGTGGCCTTGCGCAAGGCAGAGGAACTGGAGGGAGTTCTCGGCCCCTGGCGCGCAGACTCCCGTTTTCACCTTGTTGAGTTGGATGTGGCCGCGCAGGTCCGGCCCAGGTCGCCGGAACAGCGGGCCATGCGGCGCAGGGACCAATGGCGCAGGGTCTTCACCGAGTGTGCCGAACTGGTGGTGCCGCGACAGGGCTTGGCCATATATGAAATCGAGCGCTTGCGGCCTGGGCGACTCGCAGGCTTGGTGGATGCCTGTGGATTCCTGCAAAGCCCGGGCATCGTCCAGCGTGTGTCCGACGAGATGATCGCATTGCTCGTGCCAGCCGGAAGCATGCTGCCGCCTCTGGCTATTTGGGGCGGGGACGTGGAAGTGGACCTATGCGCATGA
- a CDS encoding VanZ family protein — MISRLLAGRWGPAIWMTSLTLLGIASMIPFRLPGSLLDKMLHFLAYFALSTLAFKVWPIGCRLWLATVLLLMLGAGIEIAQLHLAGREASWLDMVSNALGIGTAVLFTFRLRGSLANHLVSRRVPPVRTAANPKS, encoded by the coding sequence ATGATTTCAAGACTACTCGCGGGCCGCTGGGGACCGGCCATATGGATGACGAGCCTCACGCTCCTCGGCATCGCGTCCATGATCCCCTTCAGACTTCCTGGAAGCCTACTCGACAAGATGCTTCACTTTCTGGCCTACTTCGCGCTGTCCACTTTGGCCTTCAAGGTCTGGCCCATCGGCTGCCGGCTATGGCTCGCCACGGTTCTTCTGCTCATGCTCGGAGCCGGCATCGAAATTGCCCAACTGCACCTTGCCGGACGTGAGGCGTCCTGGCTCGACATGGTCAGCAACGCTTTGGGTATTGGCACGGCCGTGCTCTTTACCTTTCGCCTGCGCGGGTCGCTCGCGAATCATCTTGTCTCTCGACGCGTCCCGCCGGTTAGGACGGCTGCCAACCCGAAGTCATAA
- the greA gene encoding transcription elongation factor GreA: MSSIPISVEGFQRLEKELHNLKKDRPEIIQAIKEAREEGDLRENSGYHAARERLGLLEARISFIESRMPQFNIIDLATLGGDKAIFGATVEIEDMDTGDKKRYTLLGPDEAEPTKGSISILSPVGQALLGKEAGDEIVVNAPRGRIQYEIISIRFNGSGAPKN, encoded by the coding sequence ATGAGCAGCATCCCTATTTCGGTCGAAGGATTCCAGCGCTTGGAAAAAGAGCTGCACAACCTGAAAAAGGACCGCCCCGAAATCATCCAGGCCATCAAGGAAGCCCGCGAAGAGGGCGATTTGCGGGAAAACAGCGGCTACCATGCCGCCCGCGAGCGCCTGGGCTTGTTGGAGGCGCGCATCAGCTTTATCGAGTCGCGCATGCCACAGTTCAACATCATCGACCTTGCGACCCTGGGCGGCGATAAAGCCATATTCGGCGCCACTGTGGAAATCGAGGATATGGATACGGGCGACAAAAAGCGTTACACCCTTTTGGGCCCGGACGAAGCCGAGCCTACCAAGGGCAGCATCTCCATCCTCTCTCCTGTCGGCCAGGCTTTGCTTGGCAAGGAAGCTGGCGACGAAATCGTCGTCAATGCACCTCGCGGCAGAATCCAGTACGAAATCATTTCCATCCGCTTCAACGGATCGGGCGCGCCCAAGAATTGA